gtatccgggtaggactctccatgtaaaccctagatccgtgcgtctttataagccggatcccgggagccctagaggcagaacctcaactcattgtaacatcgcgaaagcgcccagataattccagacaagcagcagtaggccctgtcatcgtgcaggtgttccgaagctgggtaaatcgcgtaccaccgtcctgtGTGCACtctgccctatggcccctacttcttctccccctcgtgaggatccctcctccggggtaccgtcgattaggcaacgacacgcgCGGGCGCGGAAAACAGATTTCTACACTATTTTGCATTCACAAAGATCAAATAAACCCACATAAATCATGAAACAAATCACACAAAGTGCAACAACATCACGTAGTTCAACAACGACACAACAAAATGACGTAGTTCAACAATGACACACCACATATGGTTCAAATGGACAAAGTGGAACACATAATGCATATCACAAATGCATATCACACTTCCGCACTTTCCAAGTCaacaccttcttcttcctcctcgtcatcttgGGTTGAAGGAGGAATAGTAGTATTCATGGAAGACACGAAGCCTGCCGGTGGTGCTCCCATACTCCCATACACACCACTCACCGAGCCTCCCATGGTCCCTCCAAACACTCCTCCATAGCTTGGtcctcccatgccggccatgcctccatagcctcccatgccggccatgcctcccatggtgggcatgggcatgcttcccatgccggccatgcctcccatggtgggcatgggcatgcttcccatgcccgccatgcctcccatgcctcctccaaatgtcggcatgcctcctccaaacatgcctcctccaaacatgCCGGTCGTGGAAGTGTTCATGTTGGCTACCAACAATCTCTTTTTGGCCAACACTTCATCGCGAAGAAGGTTGATGTACTCCTTTTGCCTCTCATCCATATGGGAAGTATCCATCAAGAAAagcttcctctcctcctccgctAGGCGTGCTTGCTCCTCGGTGGCTTGCCTCTTCTCCTCCAAAGCCAACTTCCTCTCCTCGTTGGCGGCAATCCTCTCCTCCAAAGCGGCTCTCCTAGCTTCAGTAGCATCCATAGCCTCTTTCTCCAAGTTTCGTTGCATCTTTCTATCTTCATTTGCTTGCAACCTTGCATTTGCAATCCTTTCCATAGCCATGGCAATGTCATCATCTCCGGCCTTCTTTCCCTTCATTTCCTTGGCGGTCTTCCTACCATGCACATTCCTCCACCCATTGTTGACGGAGTGAGGAGTGGAGCTTCTCTTCATCCGCCCTTCATCACTTGAATCATCATCATCGATGATTGTTGCATCACCGGTAGCATTGGCCGCCATAGTTGCCGCGTCCATCTTGCCGCGCGtcttccacttctcttcattcccTAGCACTTCATAGCAATGATGCAAGGTGAATGGCTTGCCAAGAATCTTGTtgcctttcttgttcttctttcccACATCCCTAAACAATCCTTGAGCCATGGAGTTCTACACATATGCGGAAAAGAAAATAGATGAGCCATATGAAGTAGAACCGTATTCTTGTCATATGAGCCATATGGTGAACATAGTAGAATGACTTACCCTATCATTCTCATTAGTGCCACTTGGATTGAGAACATCGATGTTGGCTTGCACGCCCGCCCATTTTTGGCAATCGGTGTTGATACCGGACCAACGGGACCGAAGTGAGCGCATGGTTCGCTCGATCCCACTTGTGTTGTTTGTGTTGAAGTAATCCGTCATCCTCATCCAATATGTTTCTCTTGTTTGGTCGGTACCGGTTGTTGGATCCATTTCAATTGTCAACCATGTCTTGCAAAGCAACTTGTCCTCCGCTATGGTGTAGTTGGCGGACCGGCCGGGAGGGCGAGGTTCAATCAACCCTTCTCCTTCCTCATCTACATCCTCATATTCCTCCTCCCCATCGGCGGCTTCATCATGCAAGAACGAGGATCCAACATTCATTGTCTCTATGAATGCCGCATCATCCACTCTACATTGCAACGAGGATCCAACATCACGGCTAGGTATGCATCAATAAACTAGAATTCGACAAAAACTAGTGTTTTTTACCTCTCGGGCATTTCTTCATCCACCATATGTGCGCCCGCGCGGTTGCCGGACGGAGGCGTCGGCTGGGTCGGCTGggtaggcggaggaggaggaggaggcgcctgGTTCGGCTGGGTCGCCTgggtcggcggcggaggaggaggaggaggctgccgGTGGGCGACGGGCTTCTTTGCTTTCTTCGGCGGCGCGACGGCGGCGGGGCCGAGGTGTGACCGTTTGGTCGCCGGTACCTTCCCCCTCCTCGGCGCGGCCATCTGCGCCGCGGCGGCGtcaggcagtgcccgcgcggcggGACGAACAGCCGCGCGCGCAGCGGCCGTTGGGTTGCCGCCGTCGGCGCCGGCGCTAGGGTTTGGCGGCGGCGCAGCGGAAGTGGCGGCGGCAGAGGGTGCGACAGAGTAGGGAGGGGTCGCGGGTTGCCGGAGGGGGCGTCCATCGTCGGGATCGCCGGCGGCGCGTGGAGACCACGGATTGGGCGCTCGGAGTAGCGACGCGGAGGAGGAAGTTTCAGCGCGGGGGATTTTTCGCGCTTGGACGAGCGatgccgcgcgctgtagccgacgcgcCAGATATGCCGCTCCCTTTTGTGCAAAACGCCACGCGCCCTAAATTTTTTACAGCGCCGCGCCGtttaccgcgcctgctggagcgccGCATTTCCTCCCGCGCGCGCTATATCGAACGTTTTTATGCCGCGCGGCCtatatagcgcgcctgttggagatgctcttattgtTTTGGCCTTGTGCGCTCCCGTCGCTAGACATCATGCTGCAACCGAAACACTGAAACGTTTCCTCTGCCGCGGTTGAATAACATCTGCATGTGTAAATGGGGTGACGTGAAGTGGCGTTCTTCCATCAAGCACGACGGATGTGTTGGCTGCCGGCATCGGACTGTTCAGTCTCCTCCGGTTCCATATAGAATCTTAATATAAACCAAATACATTCAGTAATTATATGTTAGCAGTAATTATATGTTAGCATGTAAGCTGACAACTGATTCGCACAAGTCTAAGATAAGTTATGTAAGAATATTTATGTATTTACTACTAATTATGTGAGACATTTGGTATTTATGATTTCATACAAGTACTACGTACACCTGCTCGGAGGATGTGTCCTGAATAGCTAGTAATGGTATACCTGCGTTTAGAAGAAATCAAGTAATCTTTTGTACAGAAAGTCTGCTTTTGTGAATTTCTAGTATGCGGTGTCACTGATGTAAATTTCAAGCGTACCGGTCATTTTTTTTCCTACTTGCTAGCCGCTTAGGCTTGTTCTTTTTAATAGAAAAACATAAACACAATTCAGGTTCATATGTTGCCAAACTGAAACCTCGTGACAAATCAATTTGCGCTGTAATGTTTTTGTTGCATATTAATAGACACACACATCTTACTCTACATTGCCATGCAAATGCTGGAAAAGTACCCTAGATTGAAACTTGTCGAGTGCTACAAATGTGAAATTTTGCACCTTAAAATAAATTCTAAAACTGGTTGAGTATATGCTACACATCTGAAACTTTGCACCGTAAAATAAATTCTGAAACTTTGCAATAGAGTATATGCTTGTATTCTGAAAAATAGATGATGCGGATAGATCGAGGAAAGCTCATGTGATACTACCTTGGTTTAGCTGTCCGGTTGTGTACATGAGGCAAGTTATAATTTATTCCATCGATGGATCCTGATACATATGGCTGCATGTCTAAAACTGAAACATAAGTGCATGCATTGGAGGACCGGCCGGCAGAGTGCACCGAGGCAAATACAGTGGATCCATCTTGTATGGCTGCACGTGTAAACTGAAACCTGATGATTTTGGTATATCCGTCTGACTGCACCGAGGTGTATACGGCTGCATGTGCATGTGCAGTACACGCTAGCTGGGAGATCGGAAGCCTCACGGCTGGCATTAGAGTCCGTGAAGACACATATATCCTGGGTGATTTGGTTTGACATATTGATCATTATAGAGATGGGAGAGGGAGGGGCATTACGTGTACCTGAGCTGTGAATCGCGAACGTCAGCTGAGAAATCCATGATTAACCTAAAGAGATGATGTACATGCTTCAACGTGATTGATTATCCTTGGAGCTAGCCTCGCCGCCGGCCACCCGCGCATGGTCGTGAGGTGAATAGCTGGTAAGAAAAAATACTTTGGGGTTAGAGATAGAAGGTTTTTTCCATGTGAGGAGAAACATATATTACGTAATGGCAAAGGTGGGTAATTTTATTTGTACAATTCACTTTAAACTAATCTAATGGCTATAAAATTTCAGCCTATCAAATAAGTGGTCGGATGTTTCTGATTTTTGTGGGAATTTCTAGCTAACCTTCTAATTTCTGGTTAGCCCGTAatgtacttttaatatataatagatttAGGGGGTAAATTGGACTTCTTTCCATTTTCTACTCCGTAGCGAACTAAAGTTGAGTATGTCCTCACAAATCAGGTAAAAAATGTGCACTGTCTTTTCGAATCAGCATTAGTCCAGAGGTACCACTCACACGatgtaccgtacatccattgttgaAAGGTCAGAGGTACGTACCCCACATTTCTGTAGCCACTTGTAGCCTAGCTCATGACATGCACAGTAGTAACATATGCACCGTAGCAGTACTTCGACACATGTGAGGCGGTAGCAAGTATGACAGAGGAGTGAGTGCATGCAACAGTGACCCTTCAGTATCTTGCGGGCTGCCTGCGCATGATCTGTTTAGAGGGAGCTTCGGTTTGCCCCATGTACAAATGGCCATGAAAGAAAACGTCCTAATGGCAGGAAAATCTTTGCAAGCTTTGAAACCGCGAGCTTGATTTGATACGAGAGCAGTAAAGGGCAATATTTGACATCTGTGCTGCCATGAACCACCAATAAGCCTTTGTGACAAAGCAGGCACGATGGCTATAAGATGAGAATAAGAACATCTCTAGCAGACCTCCCATCGGACTCCATCCGTAAAATAACCGTAGTATTTCGGGTTGGAGGCGAAAAAAGGGCCGTTCAGAAATCGCATCGGACCCCATACCAAAAAAAATTCGGGCTATCCCGTTTCGTGCCGTGGAAACTCCAAGTTCCCGGGTTGGGGAGGTTGTGCGAGCACGAACCCCATCTCCTTCCCCGCGTTGGCGCGAAGGAAGTTTCAGCTCACACATTCCCGCTTCCGCCCTACCTACCGCTCCCGATTCCGCCTCTCCCAGCCCTCTCCGGCCACAGTAGCCCCCGTCCGGACTGGCATGGACGCAATCAACCCGCCGCTGCTCCCGGGCCAGACAGGGGCCGCGTGGACTAGCTCCATTGGCCGCATATCTGGATCCAGCGCCGTCGCAGCAACCGCCTGCGAAGGCATCGTGGTCGACGCACCGCCCGCTGCTGCTATCGGAAAGCGGAAGCGGCTCGGGCAGCATGTCGTCCCCGTGCCTCCCACTGCCCCCATGCCTCCCGCTGAAGCTGCCCCTCCGGCTCCGGCCAAGCGGGTGAAGCGTAATTtgtcatgttatttatctttatggagagacacctctagtgaactgtggacccctgtcctttcttttacactgataaaattaTCCTGTTCTATTTACTTACTGTAAACACtattctctttaattccactgcaaacaaacatctatttccacactatacggttaatcatttgttttcagcaaaaccggtgagattgacaacctcactgtaagttgcagcaaagtattttggttgtgttgtgtgtaggttccacgttgttgctgatgccggtagtgcgctttgccacaagtcagctagcaacatcttcagaagtcacgcttttctcctactggtcgattaaaccttggtttctcactgagggaaaacttgctaatgtgttcatcatatcttcctcttggggttccccaacgatgTGCAATCTACGCTCATCACCTGGATACGCCGATTTGGGGTTTGCGGTTTGGGggttctgctagagatgctctaagaactAAAGAAGTGTTAGAGCATCCCACCGGGATCGGCCAATGCCCCCTCCACCCCCACCGCAAAGTCCACTCTCGCCTGCCTCTCACCCGCTAAAACCCCTCCATCTTCGGCCGATGCCGCAGCTCGGCAAGCCAGGATGTGCTAAGCACATGACGAAGAAGCTGGGGATGGACGGAAGAGGCATGTGCGTCAGAGTTGACGAGGAGATCCATCATAACCGCCGACTGCAATGCCCTCCACAAGGAGGCATTGGCCAAGACGAAGGTGGATGAGCATGTGTCGTATGATATTGCATACTATGAGGAACGACTGCACTGCGAGGGCGTCCAAGCATCAGTAGTGGGAACGTAGAAAAGTGCAACCGCTGTGTAGAAAACCTCACCTTCATTGATGACCTTCTTTAGCGAGGGCTTCGTCCCTCATCCAGCGCATCACCGCTTCTTATTGCCCGAGATCGTGATATTGGGGCCGCGCAAGGTAATGGCGTCTTCTTCTCACCGATGAACACTACTCCTATCCCCATGTGCATCGTCCCGAGCTCGACCTTGACCTAAACCACTCCTTCGCCTAGATGTCACCGGCGATGCACATGCCACCCGTCTTCTTTGGGGATGACCCCAACATGGGCAGTAGCACCGTCGGTCGCGCTTTGTACAACAACGACGGCTGGTACACCAAAAAAGACCCCAACGGTCAGCATATGTTTGACGATATGGTCGGCTCTCATTACACCATCGATGAGGTATGCAAAATTGTTTCTTTTCCATTGGACTGCCTTTGGTAGATTTGGTTTCACTTGGCTGATGTGTAAAATCAAAGATGTGTTCTTTTTCATAGCAGAGGGCGTCAACATCTTGGCCGGCATTTGAGGCCGGGGTGCTCCATCAGAACAGTACATGGACGCCACCCAAGGGGAGGAAGATGAGGGCGACGATGATGGCTCGGAGACGGAAGCGCTTGACTTTTACATGGGCGCCACGATCACGACCAAGAAGAAGGGGAGCCGCGACATTCGATGGAGCACACACGAACAAGTCGTCGCAAGACGCGGTGACCAAGATGAAGAAAGATTTAAATAGTTGGGATCGCCGACACTTACACGATGGATATTGATGCCAAGGCATGGTACAAGATGGCCCGGACTCGCACCATGAAGGAGATGATAGCAATATCGGCGGCAGAGCAGGCCATGCCGGTGATGCAGCCGTCACCGGCGACACAACTTCCATCTCTGACTCCCCTGCTGTCATCGACAACCCGTCGACCTCATCCATTTTATTCCCTCTACCCGGTTTGTAATATGATTTGTAGACTTGGTGCTGTTTTGGTAGCCGGTGAATTTGAAGTTGAGACCTTGAATTTCAATGTCGTTGCCTTCGTGGCCCAATTGGAACCATGATTTGCTTTCCTTAAGTTTTTTTTTGTAACATTTGGTCAATGAGGGATCAAATTGGGGGATGTCGGTGGGGGTAGGCGGGGGGATGGCCCAAAAAATGCGACAACTTTGCCATCGCTCCCTAAATGCTCCATCTGTTGCTCTTGCTGCCTCCACTTGTGGGGGGTGGGAGGGGCACCAAGGGGAATGCTCTagagctcctttgattcataggatagaaAAATCATACAAATATGAAAAGTAtaagggcttctttgattcataggatttgtataagaattatgtaggatttagatcctatGAGATGATTTTCTACACTATTTgtatgattcataggaacatatcctacagGAACTAATCGTATAtgaatcttgtagtgcaaatcaTATAGGAattaaacattaggtcatacctcatggaaaatttcctttggcacaatcaaacacaactcatcttcccatAAGATTCAACTAGCCATGATATCttaatcctatgcttttcctaatccTATGATTTCCCTatcctataaatcaaaggagccctaagattTGGATATCATGCATACTTGAATTCTACGGGAATATGAGGTGTGTTAGATTGTGGCAAAGGAATTTTGCATAAGGTATGATTTGATCTTTTATTTTTGCTATGTGATTTACACTAAAAAACCCGTATAGGACTAGTTCCTATAAGATATatttctatgaataaaacaacttGTATAAAAAAATTCCTATAAAATGAAAGGCCCCTTAGTTTTGTACACACCCTACTAATGCCACGGTAGCTACTGTATAGGCACTCCTGTTTTCCTCAAAGGTACGAACCTATGTGCAACACATTGACTCCATCCTTCAATCACAGAATCTTACATGTACATCTTCGATGTTTCCACTCACCACTGTCACTGATGTGTGCTGTGCATGCAGGTGACTGCAAGCTAGCAAGCTAGCTAAGCTTAGCTCAGCACAGCCTGAACCTGACACAAAGCTTCTCCGATCTACTTGCAGACTTCTACCTCTCCTACCCTTAAATAAAAGGCATATGGAAAAGGAGATGCATGGCATGTTATCCTATGCATCGACCAGTGAAAGTTTCGTAGAGGCAGCAACATGTACAAAATTGCACTCATATTATCATATGTACTCCAGCTGTAGCAAAGGAGCTGCATGCAATGCAGTATGTCAATATCCTCAAATCAAAATTTCTGAGCGCTGGATGCTGCCTGCACGTACATCAGTACAACTGGTGCGAGCTGAAAGAAGCTAGCAAAGGTAGGAGTACTTTGGTAGCAGCTAGCCTCCCCATTTATGTATACATTCCAAGGTAGTATGCAGCTGTTGTTAGCGTGCTGACAGAGACGCCGCAGGTCAGTCAAGCCTAGCTACTTATGGCATTAGCGGTACTATTTATTTACCATAAAAAGCAATGCAAAAGCGCCCTAAAAGAGGCGTCGTATCATGTCCATCGCCCGTGACCCCTCTCGTCCAGGAAGAACAGTACGTTAGATTCTCCAACTGGACGACACACACTGACATGACTCCACGGCCACACCGGCTAGCTACCACCTCTCGCATGATGCAACTAGACATCACATGCATTGCTTGTTAACTGTAAAAACAAGAGAGCTAGGCGACCGATCAAGATTAGCAAGAGAGAGATTACATGAGGATTAATTAATGGTACGAAATCGATTACATGAGGATAAATATTAGAACGAGTCATGGATCTTGCTAGCTCGATCAACATTGATCATCAGTTCATCACAGACATTCAAACAACCGTACAGTAGGACTGGGAGGGGATAATACAAGCGAATGAATAGTAGGGATCACTAGACCAAATAAGTCGGAAAATGATCACTGGACGAAACTATTACTAGCAGCTGGGTAGCAAGCATGGATTCACGGAGGAATTTAATCCGTACTTGTACTAGTAGGAGGAGCAGACTAGCTGCTGGCTAGGGATTTGATAGCTGCAAAGAACTCGCTAGCTAGCCTGCTGGAGAGATGATACGTACTGGTAGTGGTAGCAAAGCAATAGATAGGATATGATAAGTAGGGGGGCGGAGACCGTGGAGCTAGCCAGCCAGCTCACGCCGCAGCGCCGGGAGGCGGCGGAGGCATGTGGGGGTGGTAGTGGTGGCCGTTGCCGTCGTGGGAGTGGACGTCGTGGGCGGCTGCGGGGTGGTGCTGCTGGGGCGGCTTCCTGCGCTTCTTCTTGTCGTAGCTAACGCCTCGTGCGCGAGTCTGGTGCTCGCGGACCTCGCGGAGGTATAGCCGCACGGCGCGGGCGCCGAAGGGGTTGTTCTCCGGTCGGCCGCCGTTCTCCTCGTAGGCAGCGCGGAGGCGGCCGACGAGCGCGTCGAGGCTGCCCCAGGCCTGTCGGAGAGGGCACGGACAGGGCGCCGGCGGCACGGGGTGTCCGAAGAAGGGGCAGCCGGCAGAGTGCACCTTGGTCTTGCCGAACtggtcgaggtagcggaggaactccAGCACATGCGCGCCGCTGCAGCGCGCCAGGGACAGCGGGGGGCGGTGGTTCCGCAGGTACTGCCCGAACGTGTTCCAGTCCCGCCGCTTCTGCGACTCGTACCGGCTCGGTGACGGCGACACCGGCGAGAGAGACGATACCGCCGATGACGTCCCCGACGCCCCGCCACCGCTGCCGTCCGAGTGCGGGCTGTCCGGCTGCGGCATCAAGTCCATTGATCTGGCAGCCAATAACAAATCAAACGATGCAACTGGCGGGTCAGTAAACAATAAACGATCCTGCAAGAGCGAAGAATGAGAGATCTGTTTATAGGAGTCAGCGCGCGCGCGCACGCACACGATTCTTGGGGAGCCGTGGCGCGGTGGTCCTCTCAAGGAGAAATAAGGGTGTGTGCCTCTGTGTGGTGCTACTGGTATCTTTAGGTATCTACTATAAATAGTGCTCTCCTCTACTCCAGAGACCAGACGAGAGACGAGACTCAGGTAGATAGAATAATGGGAACAATGGAGCACGAGCAGCTCGCACGGTGCACCTCACCTTGCTACTCCGGTGACGGCAGTGCAGGCCCAAGATCGCCGGAAGGCCACACAAGATCGACCACTCTGTACGCCTCCGACGAAACCTGTAGAGATGCAGGCAAGCAGAATGGTAGCTACATGCGCTTGTGGATCTTGCGGCGCCGATGGAAGTGGAGTGATGAGAGTAGTGGAGGGCTTAAAAGGCGAAGCTTGGGGTGAGTATTAATGGAGGCTGGCGAGCTCTTCTCTCTTCAAGGGAGGGATCACGGAGGGAAGCTAGCTGATGAAAGTTGATGTGACGCTATAGGTCATAGGTGGATGGGGAAAAAGTTGGGGAGGGGCGGCGAAATATCGTCGGTACGGCCAGAGGGTTTTAAATTTTTGCTACCATAGAGAGGGAGGGGTAACGGCTGCAGGAGCCAGGAGCGAACACACATACCACCAGCGAGCAGGGAGAGGGACGAGAGGAAGAAGGAGCGTCCGGCCGGCCACAGTATTCCACATGAGATTTGATGGGGCTGTCAGCTTTTTGATCTAGTGTAGAAGTTGGATTACGGGCTTGATTGTGGTTTCTGGTTACTTCTGAATTTTATGGGGCAATTATTCTGCGTGCCATGATAGTATTTCATCCGCACGTCAGACCCCGCCACTTGCTTCATGCGTGAGCCTGACTAGAAAAACGATTGATTTTGACAATGACTTAAGCATGTCGCATTGTAAAAAATTATTATTGAGCTTTATGCATGCATCATGTCTTAGGTTAATTAGCAATTGAAGGATACCCTTtcgtctagggtttaggttctcCTCCTGCGATCACGTAGGAGTCCACCGTAAAATCGCCGCCGATCGGAGATCTCAATCACACCAGACCTGCTGGGAATAATCTGAGCGTCCGGGCGATCCTACAGATCTCAGACAATTGCGAAGAGTGCGGATGGGATAGCAAATGCGATGAAGGGAGGGGCGCCGTCACTCGATAGATCCGCTTCTAAGGAGACAGGGAAAGAACGGGGTGCGTCTTTTACCTAGGGAACTCCAGAAAGTACTGAGGAATTACTCAATCGCCTGGAAATTACAGCAGAGGAAGAAGATGCGGTCGATCTCTCTGGATTGATCGAGGAGAATCGCTCATCCATGAAGTGTGCAGTGATCATTAGGGTTTGCCTAAAAACCTCTTTCGGTCATACTGCTTTTTACCAGAAGATGCAAGTGGAATGGGTTGTTTCCCATGAATTTTAATTTCGAGATCTTGATGATTTCACTTTTATTGCACAATTTAAATGCCTTGTTGATTGGAAGAAGTCCATGCACGGTGGTCCATTGCTATTTGCTGTTGCTAGGCTGATGGCAGGGAAGCTTGGACAGGTGCTGGAAGTGGAGATGGGCACCAATGGTGTGAATTGTATCAAATTTGTGAGGATCTATGTGAGGATTAATCTAAAGAAACATTTGTTGAGGTTTGTGACCGGAAGCGTTGAGCTGGGAAAGGAACCATACAAATTTCGGGTGCTTTATGAGAACATGCCGAGGTTCTGTGCTCAATGTGGTGTTATAGGACATGTGGCCGATTAGTGTGGAGATGGGTCACATGACTCGAAGAACTTTCAGTATTGTGATTTCATGATGGTACCGCAGGAAGATTTTTGGTACCAACCAAAAAGGGAATTTGTAATCAGGCCGCAGGCAGCAGCTCGAGGGGCAAAGGTGGCAGCAGCCGTGGTGGCCGCAACGTCCCTAgcaaggaacacaaggagatgGATGAAGAGGATTCTAATTTTTGTCGTGTTGTGGAGAGGGGCGATAGGAGCTGTGGAGAGGGACGATAGGAGATGGCCGAGGAAGCTTGACATGGGCACGAGAGATAACCATCTAAAAGGGAATACCCTAGCAATCATGCCTGCTTCCCATGTGGCTAGTGTGGTGGAAAACCTGGAGGGGAAGACAGTGGGAGAAACAACCCCACAGAAAGTACAAATACCAAAAATGCACAAAGCTGGTGATGTAGCGCCAAGATTGGTGGGATCCTTCAAGGAGTACCGTCGGGACCAATGAAAACATGTGGATATAATTGTTGGGGACTAGGAAATTTCCCGACAATTAGATAGCTTCAGAAAATCCGGAAGCAACATAGGCTTGAGATACTCTTTCAGTCTGAGACTCATCTAGATAAAGAGAGTGGTGAAAGATTGAGACTTAAACTTGGTTATGCTCAAGTGGTGCCGAGTAATGGCATGGCTGGAGGGTTGATGCTAATGTGGGATCAACATGTGAACATACAGCTAAAATACCAACAAAGAACTATATTGATGTGCTAGTA
This Lolium perenne isolate Kyuss_39 chromosome 1, Kyuss_2.0, whole genome shotgun sequence DNA region includes the following protein-coding sequences:
- the LOC139832984 gene encoding uncharacterized protein; translated protein: MAAPRRGKVPATKRSHLGPAAVAPPKKAKKPVAHRQPPPPPPPPTQATQPNQAPPPPPPPTQPTQPTPPSGNRAGAHMVDEEMPERVDDAAFIETMNVGSSFLHDEAADGEEEYEDVDEEGEGLIEPRPPGRSANYTIAEDKLLCKTWLTIEMDPTTGTDQTRETYWMRMTDYFNTNNTSGIERTMRSLRSRWSGINTDCQKWAGVQANIDVLNPSGTNENDRNSMAQGLFRDVGKKNKKGNKILGKPFTLHHCYEVLGNEEKWKTRGKMDAATMAANATGDATIIDDDDSSDEGRMKRSSTPHSVNNGWRNVHGRKTAKEMKGKKAGDDDIAMAMERIANARLQANEDRKMQRNLEKEAMDATEARRAALEERIAANEERKLALEEKRQATEEQARLAEEERKLFLMDTSHMDERQKEYINLLRDEVLAKKRLLVANMNTSTTGMFGGGMFGGGMPTFGGGMGEVEIPPKASSASKPDSKDIIDLEDLPEDPTDHGDSAKGASSSAPPQDQPSATFVEPTEEEYEEKITEIEGLRQSAENSKNAIQLLETRLRGTSSKLCVHILISVHDV
- the LOC127300509 gene encoding protein G1-like4, encoding MDLMPQPDSPHSDGSGGGASGTSSAVSSLSPVSPSPSRYESQKRRDWNTFGQYLRNHRPPLSLARCSGAHVLEFLRYLDQFGKTKVHSAGCPFFGHPVPPAPCPCPLRQAWGSLDALVGRLRAAYEENGGRPENNPFGARAVRLYLREVREHQTRARGVSYDKKKRRKPPQQHHPAAAHDVHSHDGNGHHYHPHMPPPPPGAAA